Proteins found in one Megalobrama amblycephala isolate DHTTF-2021 linkage group LG5, ASM1881202v1, whole genome shotgun sequence genomic segment:
- the tecpr2 gene encoding tectonin beta-propeller repeat-containing protein 2: MATHPAPLPLREFCPLYYLLNAIPAKVQKGFRSVLVYLTALDSNNDYIAIGSSIGMLYLYCRRVSQMNKYNLEGKCEAITAVKLLSCFDDLVAVGTASGRVAFFQLVSPLPGRNKQLRRFDVVGLHKSTITALAWSANGMKLFSGDDKGKVVYSAVDLDQGVCNPVVLFEEPSAIVQLEYSQKVLLVSSYQRSMLFYTQEQSHQQLGTKPRKSNGKFGACFQPALCKQSDLVVYAARPGLRLWRTDVRGRVGETHVLKPLFNQDVPQFELFPRSGSNGGYRPSERQLGMVSCFLKEGWVLSWNEYSVYVVDCTNQVIIGGLESSGDIVSVSCTENEIFILKGDRDILRISNCPEGLVSNLLDHSYRFTSPLSTPTILLPPNGAVETAQPIRTMPIITEPQTQASPSSEEVHDGVEESEEVQEEQHLELFSHAVEALEVAEDLEQQRASVGTVESRSRSSSITSWESAQGMFTATEASTSELSSSRYSAITQEDFQQELVVKAIKLKKKGKRRRQDSGNRVNERNSWSESIFSQDGAGSDVLNTPMSEPPSDHTSILFSSLDLHSTGSPDQDGSVCGESHSINAFPIQSPSEPLQSQETCQDPVSRTAETLPPCPTSLSLKDMECQVCSENVFAENNQTAATPDVDMLLECTFSYMQASDEQDIMKEYVKQGKDALEDSEQQFKNSLHGDFNLDLSYDPIRPLGYSPEPEPTPSSDEEDIYAHGVPISASLGDGLNALSLQSSSAKQKEDEEMQLLKADQLAESWMGYSGPGYGILSLVVTDRFIWCLNFKGGLFCSGLPDGGLSWQKFEENVHQVALSPSGSLLWKVEQKTMTAYACGKVTIKGKRHWYKALDDTAFVALGDDTAWIIRTNGDLYLQTGLSVDRPCARSVKVDCPCPMAQMAARGSVVWALSEQRGVFYREGLSSYCAEGEHWKYDTISESQGLEPICIALGENNTVWALDTSGSLWFRTGVTAKKPQGEDDHWWQVSITDYVVFDQGSLLQTLIQATQTVATATRAPVERVAERLRVAFLSQHSQCQPSLISVGTSGVWIASGRNDFHVAKGSLIGTFWKGIVPRGTASATKWAFVFSSAVPAKEGSFLWLGQSRKDLFCIWDQDLQMRPLTIQFPPDVEMVQLSACRDALWGLDHYGRVHIRTLSASCSTGIHWTLLDLSQLGHVKFLSLSCGSQNVWACDANGMVYFRVGTQPLNPSMMLPAWICIEPPEQPAGLHLVKIQTSPNDRMLWALDNRGNVHVRTGITEEMPVGTAWEHIPGLLASQLVLSMRTAWVRLSNGEVARRYGITEKNPAGDYWKKIPGLVNWLTVTPMDELWAVAPNGALNQRLTKTLQNNTNKNHGNTGSLSGEELEEEWEVI; encoded by the exons ATGGCCACCCATCCAGCACCGCTGCCCTTGAGGGAGTTCTGCCCACTCTACTACCTTCTTAATGCCATCCCTGCTAAAGTCCAGAAAGGTTTCCGTTCGGTACTGGTCTACCTGACTGCGCTGGACAGCAACAATGATTATATAGCCATTGGCAGCAGCATTGGCATGCTGTACCTTTACTGCAGGAGAGTGAGCCAGATGAACAAATACAATTTAGAG GGCAAATGTGAGGCCATTACTGCTGTGAAGTTGCTAAGTTGTTTCGATGATCTTGTGGCTGTTGGAACGGCATCAGGCCGGGTTGCTTTCTTTCAGCTTGTGTCACCATTGCCTGGCAGAAATAAACAG CTGAGAAGGTTTGATGTGGTGGGCTTGCACAAAAGCACAATTACTGCATTAGCCTGGAGTGCTAATGGCATGAAGCTCTTCTCTGGTGATGATAAAGGGAAGGTGGTCTACTCTGCTGTGGACTTGGACCAA GGAGTGTGTAATCCAGTGGTCCTCTTCGAAGAGCCTTCAGCAATAGTTCAGTTGGAATATAGTCAGAAAGTACTTCTGGTTTCATCCTATCAGCGCTCGATGCTCTTCTACACGCAAGAGCAGTCGCATCAGCAGCTGGGCACCAAACCACGTAAAAG caatgGCAAGTTTGGTGCTTGCTTCCAGCCAGCTCTTTGCAAGCAGAGCGATCTGGTGGTTTATGCAGCCAGGCCAGGGTTGCGTCTCTGGAGGACGGATGTGCGAGGACGTGTTGGGGAGACCCATGTCCTAAAGCCCCTTTTTAATCAGGATGTACCTCAGTTTGAGCTGTTCCCACGTTCAGGCTCTAACGGTGGCTACAGACCTTCAGAAAGACAGTTGGGAATGGTCAGCTGCTTCCTGAAGGAGGGCTGGGTCCTCAGCTGGAACGAATATAGTGTTTATGTTGTTGACTGTACCAATCAG GTCATCATTGGAGGATTGGAAAGCAGTGGAGATATAGTGTCTGTGTCATGCACTGAGAATGAAATCTTCATTCTGAAAGGAGATCGGGACATTTTGCGGATCTCAAATTGCCCTGAGGGATTGGTTTCTAACT TATTAGACCACTCCTACCGTTTTACATCTCCTCTTTCCACACCCACCATTTTGCTGCCTCCTAATGGTGCCGTGGAAACCGCTCAGCCAATAAGGACCATGCCCATCATTACAGAGCCACAGACTCAAGCTAGTCCCAGCTCAGAGGAGGTACATGATGGAGTTGAGGAGTCAGAGGAGGTGCAGGAGGAGCAGCATCTTGAGTTATTCAGTCATGCAGTCGAGGCTCTGGAGGTGGCAGAGGACTTGGAGCAGCAGCGGGCCAGTGTGGGTACAGTGGAGTCCCGCAGCCGCAGCAGCTCCATCACCTCATGGGAGAGCGCGCAGGGCATGTTCACCGCCACAGAGGCTTCCACCTCAGAGCTCTCCTCCAGCAGATACAGCGCCATCACTCAAGAAGACTTCCAACAGGAGCTGGTGGTCAAGGCCATCAAGCTGAAGAAGAAAGGCAAAAGGAGACGGCAAG ATAGTGGGAATCGTGTCAACGAGCGCAACAGCTGGTCTGAGAGCATTTTCAGCCAGGACGGTGCAGGCAGTGACGTTCTAAACACACCCATGAGCGAACCTCCTTCTGACCACACCAGCATCCTGTTCAGCAGCCTCGACCTGCACAGCACCGGCTCACCCGACCAGGACGGTTCCGTATGTGGAGAATCCCACAGCATCAATGCCTTCCCCATTCAGAGCCCATCAGAACCGTTACAAAGTCAAGAGACTTGTCAGGATCCAGTTAGCCGAACAGCAGAGACTTTGCCGCCTTGCCCTACATCACTGTCACTAAAAGACATGGAGTGTCAGGTGTGCAGTGAAAATGTGTTTGCAGAAAACAACCAAACTGCAGCTACTCCTGATGTGGACATGCTGCTGGAATGTACCTTCTCGTACATGCAGGCATCTGATGAGCAGGACATCATGAAGGAATATGTGAAGCAGGGCAAAGATGCCTTGGAGGATTCAGAACAACAGTTTAAAAATAGTTTACATGGGGACTTTAATTTGGACTTATCTTATGATCCCATTAGACCACTGGGTTACTCCCCAGAACCTGAGCCAACGCCATCTAGTGACGAGGAGGACATCTATGCACACGGCGTGCCAATCAGCGCTAGTCTGGGGGATGGATTAAACGCTCTGAGTCTGCAGAGCTCATCTGCTAAGCAGAAAGAGGATGAAGAGATGCAGCTTCTCAAAGCTGACCAG TTGGCTGAAAGTTGGATGGGCTACAGTGGGCCTGGCTATGGCATCCTCAGTCTAGTAGTGACGGACAGGTTTATCTGGTGTCTGAATTTCAAAGGAGGCCTTTTCTGTAGTGGTCTTCCTGACGGTGGCTTGAGCTGGCAGAAGTTTGAAGAAAATGTCCATCAGGTGGCTCTGTCCCCATCAG GCTCATTGCTGTGGAAGGTGGAGCAGAAGACCATGACTGCTTATGCTTGCGGGAAAGTCACCATCAAGGGAAAGAGACACTGGTACAAAGCCCTGGATGACACAGCATTTGTGGCACTTGGTGATGACACAGCCTGGATCATTCGCACTAATGGAGACCTGTACCTACAGACAG GGCTGAGTGTGGACAGGCCATGTGCTCGGTCAGTGAAGGTGGACTGTCCATGCCCCATGGCGCAGATGGCAGCACGGGGCAGTGTGGTGTGGGCACTGAGCGAGCAGAGGGGCGTGTTTTACAGAGAGGGTCTCAGCAGCTACTGTGCGGAGGGAGAACACTGGAAGTATGACACCATCAG TGAGAGCCAAGGTCTGGAACCCATCTGTATTGCTCTGGGAGAGAATAACACAGTCTGGGCATTGGACACCAGTGGCAGCTTATGGTTCAGAACGGGGGTCACGGCTAAAAAACCCCAGGGTGAAGATGACCACTGGTGGCAG GTGAGCATCACAGACTATGTGGTGTTTGATCAGGGCAGTCTTTTACAGACTTTGATCCAGGCCACACAAACTGTCGCCACAGCAACCAGAGCTCCAGTAGAGCGGGTGGCTGAACGTCTGCGCGTGGCCTTCCTCTCCCAGCACTCCCAGTGCCAGCCTAGCCTCATCAGTGTCGGCACCAGTGGCGTCTGGATTGCTTCTGGACGCAATGACTTCCACGTTGCCAAGGGCAGCCTCATCG GAACATTTTGGAAGGGTATTGTACCCAGAGGAACTGCCTCTGCCACGAAATGGGCCTTTGTGTTCTCCTCTGCTGTTCCAGCCAAAGAGG GGAGTTTCCTGTGGTTAGGTCAGAGCAGGAAAGATCTGTTCTGTATCTGGGACCAAGATCTCCAGATGCGGCCCTTAACCATACAGTTTCCTCCAGACGTAGAGATGGTGCAGCTCTCTGCCTGTCGTGACGCTCTTTGGGGTTTAGATCACTACGGTCGTGTCCACATCCGCACTTTATCAGCCAGTTGCTCTACAGGAATTCACTGGACATTGTTGGACCTCAGCCAGCTTG GGCACGTCAAGTTTCTCAGTTTGTCTTGTGGCAGTCAGAATGTTTGGGCATGTGATGCTAATGGAATGGTGTATTTTCGGGTTGGAACTCAACCTTTGAACCCCAGCATGATGCTCCCTGCCTGGATCTGCATCGAACCTCCTGAACAG CCTGCTGGGCTTCATCTGGTGAAAATTCAGACTAGTCCTAATGACCGCATGCTGTGGGCACTGGACAACAGAGGCAATGTGCACGTGCGCACCGGCATCACTGAGGAGATGCCTGTTGGGACTGCCTGGGAGCACATTCCTG GACTGCTGGCAAGTCAACTGGTTCTAAGCATGAGGACCGCTTGGGTTCGCCTTTCTAACGGTGAAGTGGCTCGTAGATACGGCATTACAGAGAAGAACCCAGCTGGAGACTACTGGAAAAAGATCCCAGGACTGGTCAACTGGCTCACAG TGACCCCGATGGATGAACTGTGGGCAGTTGCACCTAATGGTGCTCTCAACCAGCGCCTTACCAAAACTCTGCAAAACAATACGAACAAAAACCATGGCAACACGGGTTCTCTGAGTGGAGAGGAGCTGGAGGAAGAGTGGGAGGTGATTTAG